The following are from one region of the Vitis riparia cultivar Riparia Gloire de Montpellier isolate 1030 chromosome 14, EGFV_Vit.rip_1.0, whole genome shotgun sequence genome:
- the LOC117931374 gene encoding ABC transporter B family member 26, chloroplastic-like isoform X6 yields the protein MGHFCCSWVFNTRCEISMPNLIAASVFSAQSGETMVFYRNSQLLILLCILSGICSGLRSGCFAIANITLVKRLRETLCSAILFQVCVYLATIFVMLSTMHTPQDIDFFETEAVGDLTSRLGADCQQLSNIIGNDINMILRNFLQGAGALINLLTLSWPLALSTIVICSLLSAILLVYGQYRRKAAMFTQEFTACANEVAQETFSLMRTVRTYGTEENELRRYKQWLDKLAFVSIRESVAYGFWGLSFNTLYRSTQVIAVLLGGMSILTGHVTPEQLTKYILYCEWLIYGTLRLGDNFASLLQSVGASGKVFQLMDLLPSDQFKSEGVKLKRLMGHIEFANVSFYYPSRVMVPVLEHVNISVQANEVVAIVGISGSGKSSLVNLLLRLYEPTTGQILIDGFPLRELDIGWLRGKIGFVGQEPHLFHMDVKSNIRYGCSRDIGQEDIEWAAKLAYAHGFISSLPDGYDTIIDDHLLSGGQKQRIAIARAILRGPAILILDEATSALDAESEHYVEGVLHAFRNDANAKRTVIVIAHRLSTVKAADRIVVMDGGSVIEVGDHQQLLLKDGLYAKLIKTQTDALA from the exons ATGGGTCATTTTTGTTGCAGTTGGGTCTTTAACACTCGCTGCG AAATCTCGATGCCAAATTTAATTGCAGCATCTGTCTTTTCTGCACAAAGTGGTGAGACAATGGTCTTCTATAGAAATTCCCAACTCCTCATTCTATTGTGCATCCTCTCGGGTATATGCAG TGGTTTGCGAAGTGGCTGTTTTGCAATTGCAAATATCACCCTG GTTAAGCGTCTAAGGGAAACTTTATGTTCAGCTATTCTTTTTCAGGTTTGCGTTTATTTAGCAACTATATTTGTAATGCTAAGTACCATGCATACTCCTCAA GATATTGATTTCTTCGAGACAGAAGCAGTTGGTGACTTAACAAGTAGGCTTGGGGCAGATTGTCAACAACTGTCTAACATTATTGGAAATGATATTAATATGATATTACGCAATTTTCTCCAG GGTGCAGGTGCATTGATTAATTTACTAACTTTATCATGGCCTCTTGCATTATCAACAATTGTGATATGCTCTCTTCTATCTGCAATCCTTCTGGTTTATGGCCA GTACAGAAGGAAAGCAGCGATGTTTACCCAAGAGTTCACTGCTTGTGCCAATGAA GTAGCACAAGAAACATTTTCTTTGATGAGAACCGTCCGAACTTATGGAACAGAGGAAAACGAACTTAGAAG GTACAAGCAATGGCTAGATAAATTAGCTTTTGTTAGCATCCGAGAAAGTGTGGCTTATGGATTCTGGGGTCTGAGTTTCAACACTCTATACCGTTCAACACAG GTCATTGCTGTGCTGTTAGGAGGAATGTCTATTCTTACTGGTCACGTGACACCCGAACAACTTACGAAGTATATATTATACTGTGAGTGGTTGATTTATGGTACTTTGAGGCTTGGAGACAATTTTGCATCATTACTGCAGTCTGTTGGCGCAAGTGGAAAGGTGTTCCAGTTAATGGACCTCTTGCCTAGTGATCAATTCAAATCAGAAG GAGTAAAATTGAAGAGGCTAATGGGACATATTGAGTTTGCAAATGTGTCTTTTTACTATCCATCAAGGGTCATG GTACCTGTTCTGGAACATGTAAACATTTCTGTACAAGCTAATGAAGTGGTTGCAATT GTTGGCATTAGTGGTAGCGGAAAAAGCTCATTAGTCAATCTTTTGCTTCGTCTATACGAGCCAACAACTGGTCAG ATTTTAATTGATGGCTTCCCCCTGAGAGAGTTGGACATTGGTTGGCTGAGAGGAAAAATTGGATTTGTTGGACAG GAACCCCATCTTTTTCATATGGATGTCAAGTCAAACATAAGATATGGTTGCTCCAGAGACATAGGACAGGAAGATATAGAATGGGCTGCAAAGCTGGCCTATGCTCATGGATTCATCTCATCTCTTCCTGATGGTTATGATACTATTATAGATGATCATCTACTCAGCGGGGGACAAAAGCAGCGGATTGCAATTGCCAGGGCCATTCTTAGGGGCCCTGCTATTCTGATCCTTGATGAAGCCACTAGTGCTCTTGATGCAGAAAGCGAACACTATGTCGAG GGGGTTCTTCATGCCTTCAGAAATGATGCTAATGCAAAAAGAACTGTTATTGTCATAGCGCATAG GCTATCCACAGTAAAAGCTGCTGACAGAATTGTAGTGATGGATGGTGGTTCCGTCATTGAG GTGGGTGATCACCAACAACTGCTTCTCAAAGATGGGCTGTATGCAAAGTTGATCAAAACACAAACAGATGCCTTGGCTTGA
- the LOC117931374 gene encoding ABC transporter B family member 26, chloroplastic-like isoform X7: MQVKRLRETLCSAILFQDIDFFETEAVGDLTSRLGADCQQLSNIIGNDINMILRNFLQGAGALINLLTLSWPLALSTIVICSLLSAILLVYGQYRRKAAMFTQEFTACANEVAQETFSLMRTVRTYGTEENELRRYKQWLDKLAFVSIRESVAYGFWGLSFNTLYRSTQVIAVLLGGMSILTGHVTPEQLTKYILYCEWLIYGTLRLGDNFASLLQSVGASGKVFQLMDLLPSDQFKSEGVKLKRLMGHIEFANVSFYYPSRVMVPVLEHVNISVQANEVVAIVGISGSGKSSLVNLLLRLYEPTTGQILIDGFPLRELDIGWLRGKIGFVGQEPHLFHMDVKSNIRYGCSRDIGQEDIEWAAKLAYAHGFISSLPDGYDTIIDDHLLSGGQKQRIAIARAILRGPAILILDEATSALDAESEHYVEGVLHAFRNDANAKRTVIVIAHRLSTVKAADRIVVMDGGSVIEVGDHQQLLLKDGLYAKLIKTQTDALA; this comes from the exons ATGCAG GTTAAGCGTCTAAGGGAAACTTTATGTTCAGCTATTCTTTTTCAG GATATTGATTTCTTCGAGACAGAAGCAGTTGGTGACTTAACAAGTAGGCTTGGGGCAGATTGTCAACAACTGTCTAACATTATTGGAAATGATATTAATATGATATTACGCAATTTTCTCCAG GGTGCAGGTGCATTGATTAATTTACTAACTTTATCATGGCCTCTTGCATTATCAACAATTGTGATATGCTCTCTTCTATCTGCAATCCTTCTGGTTTATGGCCA GTACAGAAGGAAAGCAGCGATGTTTACCCAAGAGTTCACTGCTTGTGCCAATGAA GTAGCACAAGAAACATTTTCTTTGATGAGAACCGTCCGAACTTATGGAACAGAGGAAAACGAACTTAGAAG GTACAAGCAATGGCTAGATAAATTAGCTTTTGTTAGCATCCGAGAAAGTGTGGCTTATGGATTCTGGGGTCTGAGTTTCAACACTCTATACCGTTCAACACAG GTCATTGCTGTGCTGTTAGGAGGAATGTCTATTCTTACTGGTCACGTGACACCCGAACAACTTACGAAGTATATATTATACTGTGAGTGGTTGATTTATGGTACTTTGAGGCTTGGAGACAATTTTGCATCATTACTGCAGTCTGTTGGCGCAAGTGGAAAGGTGTTCCAGTTAATGGACCTCTTGCCTAGTGATCAATTCAAATCAGAAG GAGTAAAATTGAAGAGGCTAATGGGACATATTGAGTTTGCAAATGTGTCTTTTTACTATCCATCAAGGGTCATG GTACCTGTTCTGGAACATGTAAACATTTCTGTACAAGCTAATGAAGTGGTTGCAATT GTTGGCATTAGTGGTAGCGGAAAAAGCTCATTAGTCAATCTTTTGCTTCGTCTATACGAGCCAACAACTGGTCAG ATTTTAATTGATGGCTTCCCCCTGAGAGAGTTGGACATTGGTTGGCTGAGAGGAAAAATTGGATTTGTTGGACAG GAACCCCATCTTTTTCATATGGATGTCAAGTCAAACATAAGATATGGTTGCTCCAGAGACATAGGACAGGAAGATATAGAATGGGCTGCAAAGCTGGCCTATGCTCATGGATTCATCTCATCTCTTCCTGATGGTTATGATACTATTATAGATGATCATCTACTCAGCGGGGGACAAAAGCAGCGGATTGCAATTGCCAGGGCCATTCTTAGGGGCCCTGCTATTCTGATCCTTGATGAAGCCACTAGTGCTCTTGATGCAGAAAGCGAACACTATGTCGAG GGGGTTCTTCATGCCTTCAGAAATGATGCTAATGCAAAAAGAACTGTTATTGTCATAGCGCATAG GCTATCCACAGTAAAAGCTGCTGACAGAATTGTAGTGATGGATGGTGGTTCCGTCATTGAG GTGGGTGATCACCAACAACTGCTTCTCAAAGATGGGCTGTATGCAAAGTTGATCAAAACACAAACAGATGCCTTGGCTTGA